From a region of the Desulfomicrobium escambiense DSM 10707 genome:
- a CDS encoding TylF/MycF/NovP-related O-methyltransferase, with protein MKNVIIWGAGQGGRMVANLLHGDITVRAYCDSDAAKWGTNLGGIPVVPPEAIPDLAPDAVFLSMLNADACASVRERLAAMNVGARIVTAPELRRTFDLRLATLRMIAGEVRERGIDGAVAELGVYQGAFAAEMNRLFPERSLYLFDTFAGFDGRDVAIEGERRFSRAEAGNFADTSVEAVLARLPHPERAVFRVGYFPETADGLEECFAVASLDADLFKPLLDGLRYFYPRMSQGGYIIVHDYNNGRFAGAKHAVRQFCEEHQAFVVPLPDLHGTGVIVKA; from the coding sequence ATGAAAAACGTCATCATCTGGGGCGCGGGACAAGGCGGGCGCATGGTCGCCAATCTGCTGCACGGCGACATCACGGTCAGAGCGTACTGTGACAGCGACGCGGCAAAATGGGGGACCAACCTGGGCGGCATACCCGTCGTGCCGCCCGAAGCGATCCCGGACCTCGCGCCCGACGCCGTGTTCCTTTCCATGCTCAACGCCGACGCCTGCGCCAGCGTGCGGGAACGCCTTGCGGCCATGAACGTGGGGGCGCGCATCGTCACGGCCCCTGAACTGCGCAGAACCTTCGACCTGCGCCTGGCGACCCTGCGCATGATCGCCGGAGAAGTGCGGGAGCGCGGGATCGACGGCGCCGTGGCGGAGCTCGGTGTATACCAGGGGGCCTTTGCCGCGGAAATGAACCGCCTGTTCCCCGAGCGCAGCCTCTACCTCTTCGACACCTTTGCCGGCTTCGACGGGCGCGACGTGGCCATTGAGGGGGAGCGTCGATTCTCGCGGGCCGAGGCGGGCAACTTCGCGGACACGAGCGTGGAGGCTGTGCTGGCGCGGCTGCCGCACCCGGAACGGGCCGTGTTCAGGGTCGGATATTTTCCCGAAACCGCCGATGGGCTGGAGGAATGCTTCGCCGTCGCGAGCCTCGACGCCGACCTGTTCAAGCCCCTCCTCGACGGCCTGCGGTACTTCTACCCGCGCATGTCGCAGGGCGGCTACATCATCGTCCACGACTACAACAACGGGCGCTTCGCAGGAGCCAAGCACGCCGTGCGTCAATTCTGCGAGGAGCACCAAGCCTTCGTCGTCCCCCTGCCGGACCTGCACGGGACGGGGGTTATCGTCAAGGCGTAA
- a CDS encoding (2Fe-2S)-binding protein gives MISLKVNGTVHEVDADPGTPLLWVLRDGLGLTSVKYGCGEGMCGICTVLVDGRAERSCVTPVESVQGSEILTIEGLPEDHPVKVAWTELQVPQCGYCQTGMMLQAVDVLTAGPGITDGEMAAAMDGIACRCGSHPRVIPAMRRAAGKMKEETP, from the coding sequence ATGATCTCGTTGAAGGTGAACGGCACGGTTCATGAAGTTGACGCGGACCCGGGCACGCCCCTGCTGTGGGTGCTGCGCGACGGCCTGGGGCTGACCAGCGTCAAGTACGGATGCGGCGAAGGCATGTGCGGCATCTGCACCGTGCTGGTGGACGGACGCGCCGAACGGTCGTGCGTCACGCCGGTCGAAAGCGTACAGGGAAGCGAAATCCTGACCATCGAGGGTCTGCCGGAGGACCACCCCGTAAAGGTCGCCTGGACCGAGCTGCAGGTGCCGCAGTGCGGCTACTGCCAGACGGGCATGATGCTGCAGGCCGTCGACGTCCTGACGGCCGGGCCCGGCATCACGGACGGGGAGATGGCCGCGGCCATGGACGGCATCGCCTGCCGATGCGGCTCGCACCCGCGAGTCATCCCTGCCATGCGCCGGGCCGCCGGAAAGATGAAGGAGGAAACGCCATGA
- a CDS encoding xanthine dehydrogenase family protein molybdopterin-binding subunit, whose product MNEDVSRRYFLKGGLLVLAVAITPGALVLMNVSPGAAAPATPFRPHAFLELDADGSVTVWVGQTDLGQGTHTGIAMIIADEMDADWNRVRVRMALAAEPFKDPEWGMQATGGSTSIRHRWDMLRKAGAAARLMLVQAAARQWGVDPAVCTTAAGQVRHPDGRGIGYGDLAAKAAALRVPADPPLKNAADYAVIGTLRRRLDMEDKVQGRTAFGIDFRLPGMCVAVLARPPRFGARPVAVDADGARQVRGVLDVIPVGDAVAVCAESTWSALQGRDALKITWSEGSRPDLSDAAIAAELLAKLDGPAAVAEDTGNAAEALAAAAMVVESAYSVPYVAHAQLEPTNCTAHVEKDRCRIWAPTQGQTAAQDEGARICGLPPEKVEVMTTPCGGGFGRRGETDVVTEAVSLSKALGRPVKVVWTRGDEFAHDVFRPASVCRISGGLNGDGKLVVWSHRLVSSSIMSRLWPSAVQNGLDPTSVEGVEGMPYAIPHRRIEYAIPDLPIPVGWLRSVGNSYNCFTVESFMDELALAAGKDPVEFRLGLMEKDSRAHRTLTLLADKADWGGPVPAGRGRGVAVTECFGSAVAQMAEVSVDRGTGVITVHRVVCAVDCGPAVYPDAITAQMEGAVVMGLSIALNERVRFAKGGVATSGFSQYRLLGMKEVPAVEVFIAESRHPVGGIGEPGLPPIAPAVANAVFAATGVRLRELPFSREALKTAVA is encoded by the coding sequence ATGAACGAAGACGTGTCGCGACGGTATTTCCTGAAAGGCGGCCTCCTGGTCCTGGCCGTGGCCATCACTCCCGGGGCGCTGGTGCTCATGAACGTCTCCCCGGGGGCGGCGGCCCCGGCGACCCCGTTCCGCCCCCACGCCTTCCTGGAGCTTGACGCCGACGGTTCCGTGACCGTGTGGGTCGGGCAGACGGACCTGGGCCAGGGCACCCACACCGGCATCGCCATGATCATCGCCGACGAGATGGACGCCGACTGGAACCGCGTGCGCGTCAGGATGGCACTGGCCGCAGAGCCCTTCAAGGACCCCGAATGGGGCATGCAGGCCACCGGCGGCAGCACCAGCATCAGGCATCGCTGGGACATGCTCCGCAAGGCTGGAGCGGCGGCACGGCTGATGCTCGTGCAGGCGGCGGCCCGGCAATGGGGCGTCGACCCGGCCGTCTGCACGACCGCAGCGGGCCAGGTCCGCCATCCCGACGGACGCGGCATCGGGTACGGAGATTTGGCCGCCAAGGCGGCCGCGCTGCGGGTGCCCGCCGATCCGCCTCTGAAGAATGCCGCGGACTATGCCGTCATCGGCACCCTGAGAAGACGGTTGGACATGGAGGACAAGGTCCAGGGACGCACGGCCTTCGGCATCGACTTCCGCCTCCCCGGCATGTGCGTCGCCGTGCTGGCTCGCCCCCCGCGCTTCGGGGCCAGGCCCGTCGCCGTGGACGCCGACGGGGCCAGGCAGGTGCGGGGGGTGCTGGACGTCATCCCCGTGGGCGACGCCGTGGCGGTCTGCGCGGAATCGACCTGGTCTGCCCTGCAGGGCCGGGACGCCCTGAAGATCACCTGGAGCGAGGGCAGCCGCCCGGATTTGAGCGATGCGGCCATCGCCGCGGAACTCCTGGCGAAGCTCGACGGCCCAGCCGCCGTGGCCGAGGACACGGGCAACGCCGCCGAGGCCCTTGCCGCGGCCGCGATGGTCGTCGAATCGGCCTACTCCGTACCATACGTGGCCCACGCCCAGCTTGAGCCGACCAACTGCACCGCGCATGTGGAAAAGGACCGCTGCCGCATCTGGGCCCCCACCCAGGGGCAGACCGCGGCCCAGGATGAGGGGGCCAGAATCTGCGGCCTGCCACCCGAAAAGGTCGAGGTCATGACCACGCCCTGCGGCGGCGGTTTCGGCCGCCGCGGCGAGACCGATGTCGTCACCGAGGCCGTCAGCCTGTCCAAGGCACTAGGGCGCCCGGTCAAGGTCGTCTGGACCCGCGGCGACGAGTTCGCCCACGACGTCTTCCGACCAGCCAGCGTCTGCCGCATCAGCGGCGGGCTGAACGGCGACGGCAAGCTCGTCGTCTGGTCCCACAGGCTGGTCTCGTCGTCGATCATGTCCCGCCTGTGGCCCTCGGCCGTGCAGAACGGCCTCGACCCGACCTCCGTGGAGGGCGTCGAGGGCATGCCCTACGCCATCCCCCACCGCCGCATCGAATACGCCATCCCCGACCTGCCCATCCCCGTGGGCTGGCTGAGGTCCGTGGGCAACTCGTACAACTGCTTCACCGTCGAGTCCTTCATGGACGAACTGGCGCTTGCGGCCGGGAAGGACCCCGTGGAGTTCCGGCTGGGGCTCATGGAGAAGGACTCCCGTGCCCACCGCACCCTGACCCTGCTGGCGGACAAGGCCGATTGGGGCGGCCCGGTTCCGGCGGGCCGCGGCCGGGGCGTAGCCGTGACGGAGTGCTTCGGCTCGGCCGTGGCCCAGATGGCCGAGGTTTCCGTGGACCGCGGGACCGGGGTCATTACCGTGCACCGCGTGGTCTGCGCCGTGGACTGCGGCCCGGCCGTATACCCCGACGCCATCACTGCCCAGATGGAGGGCGCCGTGGTCATGGGCCTGAGCATCGCCCTGAACGAACGCGTGAGGTTCGCCAAGGGCGGCGTGGCCACGTCGGGTTTCTCGCAGTACCGTCTGCTCGGTATGAAGGAGGTCCCGGCCGTGGAGGTCTTCATCGCCGAAAGCCGGCACCCGGTCGGCGGCATCGGCGAACCGGGTCTGCCGCCCATCGCCCCGGCCGTGGCCAACGCCGTCTTCGCCGCCACGGGCGTCAGGCTGCGGGAGCTCCCCTTCAGCCGGGAGGCGCTGAAGACGGCCGTGGCCTAG
- a CDS encoding efflux RND transporter periplasmic adaptor subunit encodes MMPEIRLEPSWVTRLSKCAGIILLAMCLGGCGQEKDAPKPSTSPPAVSVMDIVPQDVPVNFEYVARTQSSHLVNIQARVSGFLDRRLYTEGAPVKEGQILFQMDKKPFQVQLAQAEAALSKQKAAYETARRNLARTKPLTEQNALSQKDLDEATGQYLSAAASVEQARAQVEAARLDLSYTTITSPVDGVSSAAQQADGTYINPQNSLLTTVAVLSPIWVNFNLSENEMQQFRDQIAQGRLITPAGTEYEVEIILVDGSVFPHTGRMTFAEPSYDPQTGTFLVRVSVPNPQGVLRPNQYVRARLTGAMRPGAVLVPQRAVQQGAKGHFVWTVGPDGKAGQRPVLVGDWHGDDWFVFEGLQSGERVVVDGALALQPGMAVSAQPVGRPASNGAGPKTDGQ; translated from the coding sequence ATGATGCCAGAAATCCGACTGGAACCGTCATGGGTCACGAGGCTGTCGAAATGTGCCGGAATCATTCTCCTGGCCATGTGCCTGGGCGGCTGCGGCCAGGAAAAGGATGCGCCGAAGCCGTCGACCTCGCCACCGGCCGTTTCGGTCATGGACATCGTCCCGCAGGACGTGCCGGTGAACTTCGAATACGTCGCCCGGACCCAGAGCTCGCATCTGGTCAACATCCAGGCCCGTGTCAGCGGCTTCCTCGATCGGCGACTGTACACCGAGGGCGCGCCGGTCAAGGAAGGCCAGATTCTCTTCCAGATGGACAAGAAACCGTTTCAGGTCCAGCTGGCCCAGGCCGAAGCAGCCCTGAGCAAACAGAAGGCGGCCTACGAGACGGCCCGGCGCAACCTGGCCCGGACAAAGCCCCTGACCGAGCAGAACGCCCTGTCCCAGAAGGACCTCGACGAAGCCACTGGCCAGTACCTGTCGGCGGCGGCCTCGGTCGAACAGGCCAGGGCTCAGGTCGAAGCGGCCAGGCTCGACCTCTCCTACACGACCATCACCTCGCCGGTGGACGGTGTCAGCAGCGCGGCCCAGCAGGCCGACGGCACCTACATCAACCCCCAGAACAGCCTGTTGACGACGGTGGCCGTGCTCTCGCCCATATGGGTGAACTTCAATCTCTCCGAAAACGAGATGCAGCAGTTCCGGGACCAGATCGCCCAGGGCAGGCTGATCACGCCGGCGGGCACGGAATACGAGGTCGAGATCATCCTCGTCGATGGTTCGGTTTTCCCCCACACCGGACGGATGACCTTTGCCGAGCCGTCCTACGATCCCCAGACGGGCACGTTCCTGGTCCGCGTCAGCGTCCCCAACCCGCAGGGAGTTCTGCGCCCGAACCAGTACGTACGGGCGCGCCTCACGGGGGCCATGCGGCCCGGGGCTGTCCTCGTGCCTCAGCGGGCCGTGCAACAGGGCGCCAAGGGCCACTTCGTGTGGACCGTCGGGCCGGACGGCAAGGCCGGACAGCGCCCCGTTCTCGTCGGGGACTGGCATGGGGACGACTGGTTCGTCTTCGAGGGCCTGCAGAGCGGTGAGCGGGTCGTCGTGGATGGCGCCCTCGCCCTCCAGCCCGGCATGGCCGTGTCCGCGCAACCCGTCGGGCGGCCAGCCTCCAATGGCGCAGGGCCCAAGACGGACGGCCAGTAG
- a CDS encoding dihydrodipicolinate reductase C-terminal domain-containing protein yields MTETYTILIVGRGRLAAELLHGLQGPGIGSVLPWDERTAAGDGPCMVVHAGSGRELGDVFDFCGARGTVLLDLSTAGTRYPAEPGFPLVVCPNVNMIMLSFMAMVRQAAGYFRGLDIAISESHQAAKKTSPGTAVHLATSLGVPAAVIRSERDPQVQREVIGIPEKFLDRHAYHDIVIRDEQVEIRMQTRVLGKTAYATGLARVIGIVSSRRPSPGCHDIVDLILGDA; encoded by the coding sequence ATGACGGAAACCTATACGATTCTCATCGTCGGCCGCGGCAGGCTCGCCGCGGAATTGCTGCACGGACTGCAGGGGCCCGGAATCGGCAGTGTCCTGCCGTGGGACGAACGGACGGCGGCCGGAGACGGGCCGTGCATGGTCGTCCATGCGGGCTCCGGCAGAGAGCTGGGCGACGTTTTCGACTTCTGCGGCGCGCGCGGGACCGTGCTCCTCGATCTCTCGACGGCCGGCACGCGCTACCCGGCCGAGCCCGGCTTCCCGCTGGTCGTCTGCCCCAACGTGAACATGATCATGCTCTCCTTCATGGCCATGGTCAGGCAGGCAGCAGGGTATTTCCGGGGTCTCGACATAGCCATTTCAGAATCCCACCAGGCCGCCAAGAAGACGAGCCCCGGCACGGCCGTCCATCTGGCCACCTCCCTGGGTGTCCCCGCGGCCGTCATCCGCTCCGAGCGCGACCCGCAGGTCCAGCGCGAGGTCATCGGCATCCCCGAGAAATTCCTGGACCGTCATGCGTACCATGACATCGTGATCAGGGACGAGCAGGTCGAGATACGCATGCAGACTCGGGTGCTCGGCAAGACGGCCTACGCCACGGGCCTGGCGCGGGTCATCGGCATCGTGTCCAGTAGGCGGCCCAGCCCGGGCTGCCACGACATCGTCGATCTGATCCTGGGCGACGCCTAG
- the pepD gene encoding beta-Ala-His dipeptidase — protein sequence MKRFVAMLLCAGLACASMSFRVCAAGQEGAGGGPFLASDSEATRRILAVFEALSRIPRCSKHEAAVSEWLAGHAAERGWTARVDGHRNVLVSVPASKGFEGRVPVVLQAHMDMVCQKDDASTHDFEKDPISLVREGEWLRADGTTLGADDGMGIAVALALAEDPSSPHPPLELLFTTDEEIDMSGACGLSEGFFSGRKLINIDSENEGTVTIGAAGGIKTVVALPLAYAAAEQGRQAYSLRIDGLLGGHSGVEIDKNRANANALVAEALAADIPLRLATFNGGSADNVITRTSEAVFTLPADRLDALQKRLAVFERDARKRFPDETQLAVTLTPAADSPQQTLSEADSAKALRMVADFPQGVIEWSKQLPGLPETSNNIGVVKTGDDTLTVVTFQRSFSLAKLEDVARGIEQTATKSGAVATRRSTFPAWPPNPESDLYKKSLAAYEGVFKTPMKTEIIHAGLECGYMAASTPGLEIISIGPTMENVHTPRERVHVPSLERITAFLQALVREL from the coding sequence ATGAAACGATTTGTGGCGATGCTCCTGTGCGCAGGGCTGGCCTGCGCGTCTATGTCCTTCCGTGTCTGTGCCGCCGGGCAGGAGGGTGCCGGCGGCGGTCCCTTTCTGGCCAGCGACAGCGAAGCGACCAGGAGAATCCTGGCCGTGTTCGAGGCCCTGAGCCGGATTCCGCGCTGCTCCAAGCACGAGGCCGCGGTCTCGGAGTGGCTGGCCGGACATGCCGCCGAACGCGGCTGGACGGCCAGGGTCGACGGCCACCGCAACGTGCTCGTCTCGGTGCCTGCGTCCAAGGGCTTCGAGGGCCGGGTGCCGGTGGTGCTCCAGGCGCATATGGACATGGTCTGCCAGAAGGACGACGCTTCAACCCATGACTTCGAAAAGGACCCCATCTCCCTCGTGCGCGAAGGAGAGTGGCTGCGGGCAGACGGGACGACCCTCGGCGCCGACGACGGCATGGGCATAGCCGTGGCTCTGGCCCTGGCCGAGGACCCCTCGAGCCCGCACCCGCCCCTGGAGCTCCTCTTCACCACCGACGAGGAGATCGACATGTCGGGCGCCTGCGGCCTGTCCGAGGGATTCTTCTCCGGACGCAAGCTCATCAACATCGATTCCGAGAACGAGGGCACGGTGACCATCGGCGCGGCCGGCGGGATCAAGACCGTGGTGGCGTTGCCCCTGGCCTACGCTGCGGCGGAGCAGGGGCGGCAGGCGTATTCCCTGCGCATCGACGGGCTGCTGGGCGGGCATTCGGGGGTGGAGATCGACAAGAACCGCGCGAACGCCAATGCCCTGGTGGCCGAGGCCCTGGCCGCGGACATCCCCCTGCGCCTGGCCACGTTCAACGGCGGCTCCGCGGACAACGTCATAACCAGGACGTCCGAGGCCGTCTTTACCTTGCCAGCGGATCGGCTGGATGCGCTGCAGAAGCGGCTGGCCGTTTTCGAGCGGGACGCGCGCAAACGTTTCCCGGACGAGACGCAGCTGGCCGTGACCCTGACCCCTGCGGCCGACTCCCCGCAGCAGACTCTGTCCGAGGCTGATTCCGCCAAAGCTCTGCGCATGGTGGCGGACTTCCCCCAGGGCGTCATCGAATGGTCCAAGCAGCTGCCCGGACTGCCCGAGACGTCCAACAACATCGGCGTCGTCAAGACCGGGGACGACACCCTGACCGTCGTCACCTTCCAGCGCAGTTTCAGCCTGGCGAAGCTGGAGGATGTCGCGCGCGGCATCGAGCAGACCGCCACCAAGTCCGGCGCGGTCGCCACGCGGCGCAGCACGTTCCCGGCGTGGCCGCCCAACCCCGAATCGGACCTGTACAAGAAATCCCTGGCCGCCTACGAAGGCGTGTTCAAGACACCCATGAAGACGGAGATCATTCACGCCGGTCTGGAGTGCGGCTACATGGCCGCGAGCACTCCGGGCCTCGAGATCATCTCCATCGGCCCGACCATGGAGAACGTCCACACGCCGCGCGAACGCGTGCACGTTCCGTCGCTGGAACGGATCACCGCCTTCCTGCAGGCCCTGGTGCGCGAACTCTAG
- a CDS encoding efflux RND transporter permease subunit encodes MFSRFFIDRPIFATVVAVIICLAGLVAMTALSIEQYPPITPVQVTVSATYPGADSRTLADSVAAPIEAQINGVDNMLYMSSASSSTGQLTLTVYFGLDTDPDIAQVQVQNRVNLALPQLPEAVSQLGVSVQKKASSIMMFIAVYAEGGRYSSEYIANYANVYVLDAIKRVPGAGQAQIMGIPDQAMRIWMNPDRMAAMGITTSDIQQAVASQNALYGAGQIGQQPTSGPVQLTLPVVTQRPYTDPAQYEQIILRANPDGGGIVRLGDVARAEVGLRQYIIDGKLNGTPATFIAVYQQPGANGLQVSKDVRKALEQMKSRFPSGLNYVISLDTTDFVRLSIDEVIHTLFEAIALVVLVVYLFLQNFRTTVICTVAIVVALVSTFAGMLALGFSINLLTLFGLVLAIGMVVDDAIVVVENVERNMVLHRLPPKEATIRAMDEISGSLVAVVLVMASVFIPAAFLPGSTGQLYKQFAITIVVSVAVSGFVALTLTPAMCGVLLRHSQPPTRGFFAWFNRGVDALTRGFGHAVTLVIRRMLVAFGVLTVLIYAIVHLFEVLPTSFVPNEDQGYVMAAIVMPDGASLDRTAAVADRVEAIFGKIPGVDTRTQLTGYSLLDSGFKTNAGTFFVTLKPFDERYESVRRAKAENARAVLLALHGEAAAIGEGLVLPVAPPAIPGIGTTGGFEFWIQDTAAGEPARLDALTREFLAKARTRPELTGLSSTFRATTQQLRIDVDREKASLLGVPVKDVYSAIQAQFGSLTASQYNEYSRVWWVVLQSEPAYRQHPADLTRLYARSGDGIMVPLSALVTTGWVSGPDLLPHFNGFPAAKVNGNAASGYSSGQAIAAMEEVAREVLPEGYAFAWSGLAFEEKQSGGTSMLAFVFGLVIVFLVLAAQYESWTLPGSVMMAVPFGVLGALTANWLRGLENDVYFQIGLLVLIGLGAKNAILRVSFAVELRRQGRSIMEATIEAGEQRLRPIIMTSLAFAFGVLPLAIAMGAGANARHSIGTGIIGGMIGETTLAMLYVPLLFYLFDRFSERAEAKRAAARNAKSPEPTEGQ; translated from the coding sequence ATGTTCTCCAGATTCTTCATCGACCGCCCGATCTTCGCCACAGTCGTGGCCGTCATCATCTGCCTGGCCGGACTCGTGGCCATGACGGCGCTGTCCATCGAGCAGTACCCGCCCATCACGCCCGTACAGGTCACGGTCTCGGCCACCTACCCCGGCGCCGACTCCCGGACCCTGGCCGACTCCGTGGCCGCGCCCATCGAGGCGCAGATCAACGGCGTGGACAACATGCTCTACATGTCCTCGGCCAGCTCCTCCACCGGGCAGCTGACCCTGACGGTCTATTTCGGCCTCGACACGGATCCCGACATCGCCCAGGTGCAGGTCCAGAACCGGGTCAACCTGGCCCTGCCCCAGCTGCCCGAGGCCGTCTCGCAACTCGGCGTGTCGGTGCAGAAAAAGGCGTCGTCGATCATGATGTTCATCGCCGTCTACGCCGAAGGCGGTCGCTACAGCAGCGAGTACATCGCCAACTACGCCAATGTCTACGTGCTGGACGCCATCAAGCGTGTGCCCGGCGCAGGACAGGCCCAGATCATGGGCATCCCGGACCAGGCCATGCGCATCTGGATGAACCCGGACCGCATGGCCGCCATGGGCATCACCACCAGCGACATCCAGCAGGCCGTGGCCAGTCAGAACGCCCTCTACGGTGCCGGACAGATCGGGCAGCAGCCCACCTCCGGCCCTGTGCAGCTGACGCTGCCCGTCGTCACCCAGCGGCCCTACACCGATCCGGCGCAGTACGAGCAGATCATCCTGCGCGCCAACCCCGACGGCGGCGGTATCGTGCGCCTGGGGGACGTAGCCCGGGCCGAGGTCGGCCTGCGGCAGTACATCATCGACGGCAAGCTCAACGGCACTCCGGCCACGTTCATCGCCGTGTACCAGCAGCCCGGCGCAAACGGCCTGCAGGTCTCCAAGGATGTCCGCAAGGCCCTGGAGCAGATGAAGAGCCGCTTCCCCAGCGGCCTCAACTACGTCATCTCCCTCGACACCACGGACTTCGTCCGCCTGTCCATCGACGAGGTCATCCACACCCTGTTCGAAGCCATCGCGCTGGTCGTGCTGGTCGTCTACCTCTTCCTGCAGAACTTCCGCACCACGGTCATCTGCACCGTAGCCATCGTCGTGGCCCTGGTCAGCACCTTCGCCGGCATGCTGGCCCTGGGCTTCTCCATCAACCTGCTGACCCTCTTCGGCCTGGTCCTGGCCATCGGCATGGTCGTGGACGACGCCATCGTCGTGGTCGAGAACGTCGAACGCAACATGGTCCTGCACCGCCTCCCGCCAAAGGAGGCGACCATCCGGGCCATGGACGAGATTTCCGGCTCCCTGGTGGCCGTGGTCCTGGTCATGGCCTCGGTCTTCATCCCGGCGGCCTTCCTGCCCGGGTCCACCGGGCAGCTGTACAAGCAGTTCGCCATCACCATCGTCGTGTCCGTGGCGGTCTCGGGGTTCGTGGCCCTGACGCTGACTCCGGCCATGTGCGGCGTGCTGCTGCGGCACAGCCAGCCGCCGACCCGCGGGTTCTTCGCCTGGTTCAACCGCGGCGTCGATGCCCTGACGAGGGGGTTCGGCCACGCCGTGACCCTGGTCATCCGGCGCATGCTCGTGGCCTTCGGCGTTCTGACGGTCCTGATCTACGCCATCGTCCACCTCTTCGAGGTGCTGCCCACGAGCTTCGTGCCCAACGAGGACCAGGGCTACGTCATGGCCGCCATCGTCATGCCCGACGGCGCCAGCCTGGACCGCACCGCGGCCGTGGCCGACCGCGTCGAGGCGATCTTCGGGAAGATTCCCGGCGTGGACACGCGCACCCAACTCACGGGGTACAGCCTTCTCGACAGCGGCTTCAAGACCAACGCGGGAACGTTCTTCGTGACCCTGAAGCCCTTCGACGAGCGCTACGAGTCCGTCAGGCGGGCCAAGGCCGAGAACGCCCGGGCAGTGCTCCTGGCCCTGCACGGCGAGGCCGCCGCCATCGGCGAGGGCTTGGTCCTGCCCGTGGCGCCGCCTGCCATCCCCGGCATCGGAACCACGGGCGGCTTCGAGTTCTGGATTCAGGACACGGCCGCGGGCGAACCGGCCAGGCTGGACGCCCTGACCCGCGAGTTCCTGGCCAAGGCGCGCACGCGGCCGGAGCTCACGGGACTGAGCAGCACGTTCCGGGCCACCACCCAGCAGCTGCGCATCGACGTGGACCGGGAGAAGGCCAGCCTGCTGGGCGTGCCCGTCAAGGACGTGTACAGCGCCATCCAGGCCCAGTTCGGGTCCCTCACGGCCAGCCAGTACAACGAGTACAGCCGGGTCTGGTGGGTCGTCCTGCAGTCCGAACCCGCTTACCGTCAGCATCCCGCGGACCTGACGCGCCTGTACGCCAGGTCCGGCGACGGAATCATGGTCCCCCTCTCGGCCCTCGTGACTACAGGCTGGGTGTCGGGTCCGGACCTCCTGCCGCACTTCAACGGCTTCCCCGCCGCCAAGGTCAACGGCAACGCGGCCTCAGGCTACAGCTCCGGCCAGGCCATCGCCGCCATGGAGGAGGTCGCGCGGGAGGTGTTGCCCGAAGGGTACGCCTTCGCCTGGTCCGGCCTGGCCTTCGAGGAGAAGCAGTCCGGCGGCACGTCCATGCTGGCCTTCGTCTTCGGGCTGGTCATCGTCTTCCTCGTGCTGGCCGCCCAGTACGAATCCTGGACCCTGCCCGGGTCCGTGATGATGGCCGTGCCCTTCGGCGTGCTGGGCGCCCTGACGGCCAACTGGCTGCGGGGCCTGGAAAACGACGTCTACTTCCAGATCGGCCTGCTGGTGCTCATCGGCCTGGGCGCCAAGAACGCCATTCTGCGCGTGTCCTTCGCCGTGGAACTGCGCCGCCAGGGGCGGTCCATCATGGAGGCCACCATCGAGGCCGGAGAACAGCGCCTGCGGCCCATCATCATGACCTCCCTGGCCTTCGCCTTCGGCGTGCTGCCCCTGGCCATCGCCATGGGCGCGGGCGCCAACGCCCGCCATTCCATCGGCACCGGCATCATCGGCGGCATGATTGGCGAGACCACCCTGGCCATGCTCTACGTGCCGCTCCTGTTTTACCTCTTCGACCGCTTCTCCGAACGCGCCGAGGCCAAGCGGGCGGCCGCACGCAACGCGAAATCGCCGGAACCGACGGAGGGACAGTGA